A single Vulcanisaeta distributa DSM 14429 DNA region contains:
- a CDS encoding 30S ribosomal protein S19e, whose product MVSVKDVPADLLIKELAKYLRENVPQVKPPDWALFVKTGPNKDRPPMQDDWWYIRAAAILRKVYLNGPVGLGSLRMAFSYRAKVGSAVRSERTRKAGGAIIRNILHQLEAAGLIAKTKEGRVVTPQGRSLLDKIALNIFKELVKQRPELAKYLAPKTTTE is encoded by the coding sequence TTGGTAAGCGTTAAGGACGTACCCGCGGACCTACTGATTAAGGAATTAGCAAAGTATTTGAGGGAGAACGTACCTCAGGTGAAGCCGCCAGACTGGGCATTATTCGTTAAGACCGGTCCAAATAAGGATAGGCCCCCAATGCAGGATGATTGGTGGTACATAAGGGCCGCCGCCATTTTAAGGAAGGTCTACTTAAACGGCCCAGTTGGGCTCGGTAGCCTGAGGATGGCATTCAGCTATAGGGCCAAGGTCGGTAGCGCCGTTAGGAGTGAGAGGACTAGGAAGGCGGGTGGTGCAATAATTAGGAATATACTGCACCAACTCGAGGCTGCCGGTCTCATAGCAAAGACGAAGGAGGGTAGGGTAGTAACGCCACAGGGCAGGTCACTACTTGATAAAATTGCTTTAAACATATTTAAGGAATTGGTTAAGCAAAGGCCTGAACTTGCCAAGTACTTAGCACCGAAGACGACCACTGAGTAA
- a CDS encoding DUF1028 domain-containing protein, translated as MTFSIVATDGVDVGIAVASKFIAVGAIVPHARAGIGAVATQCYANPRLGSLILRLLESGLSANDALIKALNEDSGREERQLGVVSIRGDAAAYTGSKCPEYAGHIVGSGYAVQGNILVGPEVLEKMAKAFEAKRGELVDKLLEALTAGDAAGGDRRGRQSSATGSG; from the coding sequence ATGACGTTCTCCATAGTGGCGACCGACGGTGTGGATGTTGGCATTGCTGTCGCATCTAAATTCATAGCCGTAGGCGCCATAGTACCTCATGCACGGGCTGGTATAGGCGCTGTAGCAACGCAGTGCTACGCGAACCCGAGACTGGGCTCATTGATACTTAGGTTGCTTGAATCTGGTCTTAGTGCCAATGATGCATTAATTAAGGCGCTTAATGAGGATTCAGGTAGGGAGGAGAGACAACTTGGTGTAGTGTCTATACGGGGTGACGCAGCCGCTTATACGGGTTCAAAGTGCCCTGAGTATGCGGGTCACATTGTGGGCAGTGGCTACGCGGTTCAGGGCAATATACTCGTTGGTCCTGAGGTTCTCGAGAAAATGGCTAAAGCCTTTGAGGCGAAACGGGGCGAGTTAGTTGATAAATTGCTTGAGGCATTAACCGCCGGTGATGCGGCTGGCGGTGATAGGAGGGGTAGGCAATCCTCAGCAACAGGGTCTGGGTGA
- a CDS encoding putative peptidoglycan binding domain-containing protein has product MRRLFSIWELTLLSREDPNDVVLKADVALTVQRILRGLGFYRGELHGNWDEKTEEAFRAWAGYENFENKIRNDDKIWGSIYRYLINEAKRRGLLVDD; this is encoded by the coding sequence TTGCGTAGATTGTTTAGCATTTGGGAGTTAACGCTGTTGAGTAGGGAGGATCCTAATGATGTGGTTTTAAAGGCTGACGTTGCATTAACGGTTCAGAGGATTCTCAGGGGTCTTGGTTTTTATCGAGGTGAATTACACGGTAATTGGGATGAGAAGACCGAGGAGGCCTTTAGGGCGTGGGCAGGTTATGAGAATTTTGAGAATAAGATTAGGAATGATGATAAGATATGGGGATCCATTTATCGCTACTTAATTAATGAGGCTAAGCGTAGGGGCTTGTTGGTTGATGATTAG
- a CDS encoding transcription factor S, producing MVLTKKDGKAVWRCPKCGYEEEAGTGNAKLVERTMVAKRDDKPIVLTKTGEEALPKVRKTCPKCGYEEAYFWVQQTRAADEPPTRFYKCVRCGYVWREYE from the coding sequence ATGGTTTTAACAAAGAAGGATGGGAAGGCCGTTTGGAGGTGCCCTAAGTGTGGTTATGAGGAGGAGGCTGGTACAGGTAATGCGAAACTTGTTGAGAGGACAATGGTTGCTAAGAGGGATGATAAACCAATAGTATTGACGAAGACTGGCGAAGAGGCTCTGCCCAAGGTTAGGAAGACCTGCCCAAAGTGTGGTTATGAGGAGGCATACTTCTGGGTTCAGCAGACTAGGGCCGCCGATGAACCGCCAACTAGGTTCTATAAGTGCGTTAGATGTGGGTATGTCTGGCGTGAGTATGAGTAA
- the pcn gene encoding proliferating cell nuclear antigen (pcna) — MSEVKITYPDAKEFSQIIDAVSALIEEASFTLASDGLKLRALDPSRTAMIDLLIPREAFEEFPESLNEEVRIGVNFDDFKKLLRRIKKGDKLGMEVSEGKLKVRLMGKASRTMTLPLIDIGAEELPTPKVVYTVLAKVSSDALNEALKDADVIADAVKFDAKDDGLYVSASSDKGDVEVKFEKEGEVMFEYDLKEPATAKYSLDYLVDTVSKAYRISDIVTIEFATQKPIALTFEIPMGGKLTYYIAPMIE, encoded by the coding sequence ATGTCGGAGGTTAAGATAACATACCCAGATGCGAAGGAGTTCTCGCAAATAATAGATGCAGTATCAGCATTAATCGAGGAAGCAAGCTTTACATTGGCAAGTGACGGCCTTAAGCTAAGGGCATTGGACCCATCGAGGACTGCGATGATTGATTTATTAATACCCAGGGAAGCCTTTGAGGAGTTCCCTGAAAGCCTTAATGAGGAGGTTAGGATTGGCGTTAACTTTGATGATTTCAAGAAGTTACTGAGGAGGATTAAGAAGGGCGATAAACTAGGCATGGAGGTTAGTGAGGGTAAGCTCAAGGTAAGGCTTATGGGTAAGGCTTCGAGGACTATGACCCTGCCATTAATTGATATCGGTGCTGAGGAATTACCGACGCCAAAGGTTGTGTATACGGTACTTGCTAAGGTATCTAGCGATGCACTAAATGAGGCGCTTAAGGATGCTGATGTAATAGCTGACGCTGTTAAATTCGATGCGAAGGATGATGGGTTGTATGTATCCGCGAGTAGTGATAAGGGTGATGTTGAGGTTAAGTTTGAGAAGGAGGGTGAGGTTATGTTTGAGTATGATCTTAAAGAGCCAGCAACGGCTAAGTATAGCCTTGATTACCTAGTCGACACAGTGTCGAAGGCCTACAGGATTAGTGATATAGTTACTATCGAGTTCGCCACGCAGAAGCCCATTGCACTTACGTTTGAGATACCAATGGGTGGTAAGTTAACGTATTACATAGCACCAATGATCGAGTGA
- the priS gene encoding DNA primase catalytic subunit PriS, producing MPGFIDLVKVLFRNYYRGVDISEISDLERREFGFQFFDKEGMIRHMAFKSSDELKRYLVSNVPSHVYYSSALYNDPANPDMDAKGWLGADLIFDIDGDHLPTQNCQGVELMTLDCLSDATEEVNKLIDFLIEDFGFSDSSIKIFFSGHRGYHVHIELPDVRGLTDEERREVIDYLLLRGFDIERLIRGNTVLIDVKLRGIGGRLASLIHELDPDLLNNLGGRRRLSKYIIRKLNSLNPVISERLSTHVDEVVTMDVHRLIRMPNSLHGKTGLRVVRVSPSDLERGVDFIVDKAIQFRRGSLTLRLTKKLPVRRILGEDVNGDEGSIIKVPTYVGIYLVMSGWGEPID from the coding sequence ATGCCGGGCTTCATTGATTTGGTGAAGGTATTATTTAGGAATTACTATAGAGGAGTTGATATATCAGAAATAAGTGATCTAGAGAGAAGGGAGTTTGGTTTTCAATTCTTCGATAAGGAGGGAATGATTAGGCACATGGCCTTTAAGAGCAGTGATGAACTGAAGCGTTACCTAGTGAGTAATGTCCCATCCCACGTATATTACTCATCAGCCCTTTATAATGATCCTGCCAATCCAGATATGGATGCGAAGGGTTGGCTCGGTGCCGACCTAATTTTTGATATTGATGGCGATCACCTACCGACGCAGAATTGTCAGGGTGTTGAATTAATGACGCTCGACTGCCTGAGTGACGCTACTGAAGAAGTTAATAAGCTCATTGATTTCTTAATCGAGGATTTCGGGTTTTCGGATTCATCTATTAAGATATTTTTCAGTGGCCACAGGGGTTATCACGTACATATTGAGTTACCCGATGTTAGGGGATTAACGGATGAGGAGAGGAGGGAGGTAATTGATTATCTGCTTCTGCGTGGTTTTGATATTGAGCGTTTAATTAGGGGTAACACCGTCCTCATAGATGTCAAGTTAAGGGGCATTGGTGGTAGGTTGGCATCACTAATTCATGAATTAGACCCTGACTTACTTAATAATCTCGGCGGTAGAAGGAGGTTGAGTAAGTACATAATTCGGAAACTTAATTCCCTAAATCCCGTGATTAGTGAACGCTTATCTACGCATGTCGATGAGGTGGTGACGATGGATGTTCATAGACTAATTAGGATGCCCAACTCACTTCATGGCAAGACTGGGCTGAGGGTTGTTAGGGTAAGCCCAAGCGATTTGGAGAGGGGGGTTGATTTCATCGTTGATAAGGCGATACAGTTTAGGAGGGGTTCATTAACATTGAGACTAACTAAGAAGTTACCTGTGAGGAGGATCCTTGGTGAGGATGTTAATGGCGATGAGGGGAGTATTATTAAGGTGCCTACTTACGTCGGTATTTACCTAGTAATGAGCGGTTGGGGTGAGCCAATTGATTAG
- a CDS encoding 50S ribosomal protein L44e, which yields MKFPKVVKVYCPRCNAYTEHTVTIYSHGKRRNLAEGQRRYLRKLKGYGSSRKPKQKRFAKTTKKIVVKLQCRQCGYVLMRTVGRLKKLELAEAK from the coding sequence GTGAAGTTTCCCAAGGTTGTGAAGGTTTATTGTCCAAGGTGTAATGCATATACGGAGCACACAGTGACGATTTATAGCCATGGGAAGAGGAGGAACCTAGCCGAGGGGCAGAGGAGGTACTTAAGGAAGCTTAAGGGCTACGGCTCTAGCAGAAAGCCTAAGCAGAAGAGGTTTGCTAAGACTACGAAGAAGATTGTTGTTAAGCTTCAATGTAGACAGTGTGGCTATGTGTTGATGAGGACCGTTGGTAGGTTAAAGAAGCTTGAGTTAGCTGAGGCTAAGTGA
- a CDS encoding 30S ribosomal protein S27e, giving the protein MPTNWRSVLVPRPRSRFLRVRCNNCGNEQVVFDRPAMVVRCLVCGNVLIEPTGSKGRIVGATVVAVYE; this is encoded by the coding sequence ATGCCCACTAATTGGCGCTCGGTCCTTGTTCCAAGGCCGAGGTCAAGATTTCTGAGGGTTAGGTGCAATAATTGTGGTAATGAGCAGGTGGTCTTTGATAGGCCTGCCATGGTTGTTAGGTGTTTGGTCTGCGGTAACGTGCTCATAGAGCCTACCGGCAGTAAGGGTAGGATTGTCGGGGCAACCGTTGTTGCCGTATACGAGTAA
- a CDS encoding translation initiation factor IF-2 subunit alpha — protein MSKKEEKVDDIRKNVLPVRIARKELPDIGELVIGTVYRILEHGAYVLLDEYGGIEAYAPINEIVQSWFHDIKDYLRLGQKTVFRVIRVDARRRLIDVSLRKVKEEEKKEKLTKWKRTLRGVRLLELVAKKLNIPLDKALQDFGWKLEDYYGDFLSIFENVAKYGPDDLRKLGLSDNVINAIAEIARERVEVEPVEISGIIRMISIKPDGVKHVRDVLLKAMELARKEGAEDVRIYTIGPPRYRIDLVGKDPKKLEQVLKDVVNLVTTEIRKRGGEASFTRIGE, from the coding sequence ATGAGTAAGAAGGAGGAGAAGGTAGACGATATTAGAAAGAATGTGTTACCGGTGAGGATAGCTAGGAAGGAATTACCTGACATTGGTGAGTTAGTTATTGGTACCGTATATAGGATATTGGAGCATGGTGCATATGTTCTCCTTGACGAATATGGGGGTATTGAGGCTTACGCGCCAATTAATGAGATTGTTCAGTCCTGGTTCCACGACATTAAGGATTACCTAAGGCTGGGTCAAAAGACAGTGTTTAGGGTCATTAGGGTTGATGCGCGTAGGAGGCTCATTGATGTATCACTTAGGAAGGTTAAGGAGGAGGAGAAGAAGGAGAAGTTAACGAAGTGGAAGAGGACACTTAGGGGTGTGAGGCTCCTTGAGCTTGTTGCCAAGAAATTGAATATACCACTTGACAAAGCATTACAGGACTTTGGGTGGAAGCTCGAGGATTACTACGGAGACTTCCTATCGATATTCGAGAACGTGGCTAAATACGGACCTGATGACCTCAGGAAATTGGGTCTTAGTGATAACGTTATTAATGCCATTGCAGAGATAGCCAGGGAAAGGGTTGAGGTGGAGCCCGTGGAGATTTCCGGCATAATTAGGATGATCAGTATTAAACCTGACGGAGTTAAGCATGTCAGGGATGTACTGCTTAAGGCCATGGAGTTGGCTAGGAAGGAGGGCGCTGAGGATGTTCGAATATACACAATAGGCCCTCCCAGGTATAGAATAGACCTCGTGGGTAAGGATCCAAAGAAGTTAGAGCAGGTTCTTAAGGACGTGGTTAACCTGGTTACTACGGAGATTAGAAAGAGGGGTGGTGAGGCAAGCTTCACGAGGATAGGCGAGTAA
- a CDS encoding RNA-protein complex protein Nop10 yields MDSILRRCKNCGRYTLRKDKCPYCGGELEVPHPPKYSPDDKYGRYRLIMKVMSGKIKLSPDVINAIISGSSQSKTQ; encoded by the coding sequence ATGGACTCAATACTGAGGAGATGCAAAAATTGCGGTAGGTACACCCTGAGGAAGGATAAATGCCCATACTGCGGCGGTGAGCTTGAGGTACCACATCCACCCAAATACTCGCCTGATGATAAATATGGTAGGTATAGACTAATTATGAAGGTCATGAGTGGTAAGATTAAGCTTAGCCCAGACGTAATTAACGCCATTATTTCAGGGTCTAGTCAATCCAAGACCCAGTGA
- a CDS encoding STT3 domain-containing protein — translation MSKAKTAGKAKVETITQVVPAVPLDIKITQWIAMLSATVSFTLLAYYLRLYPVLLYGWYINEFDPYIRLFMTEQMLKYGTIKGLLWWLHKGYGTLFMHFWYPWGANWTIILSPGVSWLGVLAYKILSHFGFDLLQSVILLPAIANAAVVPAMFYLGYRLGGKYVGLLAALWSVFTTMFLQRGTAGWFAAEPLFQFIATLGIAFYIESLTRKDNYWILFAVLSAIFNGITTWVWGSYVFLWNFYGLFTIVILLYLLIKIARRQSLPFTIDKLVITYVLTDLGFSAFVAITPRYGFHTLVSGMGGVANAALLFSIIAYALIKLYPRYPRIMVPVVRYFLMAIVVLVAAVIGLSFTSVGGKFLGALLPLARSAIVQSVAEHSPSTLQQGVYNISITVPFVIYTILLSIMSLSLPAILVSLGSLAAAYFASSEVWLFMLLGLFWVPATAYGFVKLTELALNRRILVGLSIAALLGVVLAIALVVNIQPALLMSIMPQQIVSTVTPPIPTPDWLDALQWLSYNTPPNATVLSWWDYGYWIAIIGNRTSLADNSTVNSTQIALIGSFFMSSPYNYTGVLEKLNELHDPQYILIFEPYTVFPVNLTSYGLGTVCVLIPEYPAGGDFAKSYWMARIAGYTNNYILNTFISPAQVGSSTIYVPFANNTFYAAYNVTLYDLMFNSEVTDASYIVWSTCTVNGIPTYWVFEGVPTIMPSVNATSFKLTYIGLPDYNGPVTPWYYLLQPPPWAQLVYVSRPYGWVIIYKINYSVLEALARNQTLTR, via the coding sequence ATGAGCAAGGCGAAGACCGCTGGTAAGGCTAAGGTGGAGACCATAACCCAGGTAGTGCCCGCCGTGCCGCTTGATATCAAGATTACGCAGTGGATCGCCATGCTCTCGGCCACAGTCTCCTTCACATTACTCGCCTACTACCTAAGATTATACCCCGTGCTACTCTATGGCTGGTACATAAATGAATTCGATCCCTACATAAGGCTCTTCATGACCGAGCAAATGCTTAAGTACGGAACCATCAAGGGACTACTCTGGTGGCTTCATAAGGGTTACGGCACATTATTCATGCACTTCTGGTACCCATGGGGTGCCAACTGGACCATAATATTATCACCGGGTGTTTCCTGGCTTGGCGTACTTGCGTATAAGATATTATCACACTTCGGCTTTGACCTGCTTCAATCAGTTATCCTGCTCCCCGCAATAGCAAATGCCGCCGTTGTGCCGGCGATGTTTTATCTCGGCTATCGACTTGGCGGTAAGTACGTAGGCCTACTGGCGGCCTTATGGTCCGTATTCACCACAATGTTCCTGCAAAGGGGTACGGCTGGTTGGTTTGCGGCAGAACCACTATTTCAATTCATAGCAACCCTAGGCATTGCCTTCTATATCGAGTCCCTGACAAGGAAGGATAATTACTGGATATTATTTGCCGTACTTTCGGCAATATTTAACGGTATAACAACCTGGGTGTGGGGTTCCTACGTATTCCTATGGAACTTCTACGGGCTATTCACAATAGTGATATTACTTTACCTACTTATTAAGATCGCCAGGAGACAAAGTCTACCATTCACAATCGATAAACTTGTAATAACCTACGTACTTACTGACCTTGGGTTCTCAGCCTTCGTAGCCATAACGCCTAGGTATGGCTTTCATACGTTAGTATCTGGAATGGGTGGTGTGGCCAATGCAGCCTTACTGTTCTCGATAATAGCCTACGCATTAATAAAGCTATACCCAAGGTATCCAAGGATCATGGTGCCAGTGGTCAGGTACTTCCTCATGGCCATAGTGGTACTCGTGGCTGCGGTGATTGGGTTGAGCTTCACCTCAGTGGGTGGTAAGTTCCTTGGTGCATTATTACCATTAGCTAGGAGCGCCATCGTGCAGAGCGTTGCTGAGCACTCCCCATCAACACTTCAACAGGGTGTGTATAATATCTCAATAACAGTACCATTCGTGATATACACGATACTACTCTCCATAATGTCACTATCACTCCCAGCAATACTAGTTAGTCTTGGTTCATTGGCTGCCGCCTACTTCGCTTCATCGGAGGTTTGGCTATTCATGCTACTTGGACTATTCTGGGTGCCAGCTACTGCGTATGGTTTTGTAAAACTCACGGAACTTGCATTGAATAGGCGTATCCTAGTTGGTTTATCCATAGCGGCTTTACTCGGTGTCGTACTAGCCATTGCCCTAGTGGTCAACATACAGCCCGCTCTATTAATGTCCATAATGCCCCAGCAAATAGTTAGTACCGTGACGCCACCAATACCAACGCCCGACTGGCTAGATGCACTTCAGTGGCTATCCTACAATACTCCACCAAATGCGACTGTGCTTTCATGGTGGGACTATGGCTATTGGATAGCGATTATTGGAAATAGGACGAGCCTAGCTGATAACTCCACGGTGAATAGCACGCAAATAGCGCTGATAGGTAGCTTCTTCATGTCAAGTCCATATAATTACACTGGTGTGTTGGAAAAATTGAATGAATTGCACGACCCACAGTACATATTGATTTTTGAACCATACACCGTATTCCCAGTTAATTTAACGAGCTACGGTTTAGGAACCGTATGCGTGCTCATACCTGAGTATCCAGCGGGTGGTGACTTCGCAAAGAGTTATTGGATGGCTAGAATAGCGGGCTACACTAACAACTACATACTTAATACCTTCATATCCCCCGCCCAGGTTGGCTCCTCGACAATCTACGTACCATTCGCCAATAACACATTTTACGCGGCTTATAATGTCACGCTTTACGACTTAATGTTCAATTCCGAGGTTACTGATGCATCGTACATAGTGTGGTCTACGTGTACCGTAAACGGCATACCAACTTATTGGGTATTTGAGGGTGTACCAACAATAATGCCTAGTGTGAATGCCACATCATTTAAATTAACATACATAGGCTTACCTGATTATAACGGGCCAGTAACGCCCTGGTACTACTTGTTACAACCACCGCCCTGGGCTCAGCTGGTCTATGTATCTAGACCATATGGTTGGGTAATAATTTACAAGATCAATTACAGTGTTTTAGAGGCCTTAGCGCGTAATCAAACATTGACTCGATAA
- a CDS encoding aldose 1-epimerase, which produces MHNAPIVECVELSNEVSQAVICSKGAYLLRWAVLGKDVVLPGNTDKPTWSGMAMLIPFANRVKGGEYEFEGVRYSLPRNEEGHAIHGLVLNEEWNIESISRGSASFKHVLRNPGYPTELTLTVKYALTGKELNVDIITRNTGLKNAPLVVGAHPYFIVSNDWRLNAQGDVRMCEAVNKIPTGRLIPFNLSNTTKREFDDCFLINGDIILESQYSTIRIIRYGMPYVQIFTGVPNAIAIEPMSGAPDAYHNGMGLIIIRPNEERRFRFTVKVLRV; this is translated from the coding sequence ATGCACAATGCGCCTATCGTGGAGTGCGTCGAATTAAGCAATGAAGTTTCCCAAGCAGTGATATGTAGTAAGGGCGCGTACTTACTTAGATGGGCAGTGCTGGGTAAAGATGTTGTGCTGCCTGGTAATACCGATAAACCAACATGGAGCGGTATGGCCATGCTGATACCATTTGCTAACCGTGTTAAGGGTGGAGAATATGAATTTGAGGGTGTAAGGTATTCCCTGCCCAGGAATGAGGAGGGTCATGCCATTCATGGGCTTGTATTAAATGAGGAATGGAATATAGAATCCATTAGTAGGGGTAGTGCGTCGTTTAAGCACGTTCTTCGTAATCCGGGCTATCCAACGGAATTAACGCTAACGGTTAAGTACGCATTAACCGGCAAGGAACTCAATGTTGACATAATCACTAGAAATACGGGACTTAAGAATGCACCGCTAGTTGTTGGTGCTCATCCATACTTCATTGTTAGCAATGACTGGAGATTAAATGCCCAGGGAGATGTACGAATGTGCGAGGCAGTCAACAAAATACCAACTGGCAGGTTAATACCGTTTAACCTAAGTAATACAACAAAGAGGGAATTTGACGACTGCTTCTTAATAAACGGCGATATAATACTTGAATCACAATACTCAACGATAAGGATCATAAGGTATGGCATGCCCTACGTTCAAATATTCACGGGAGTGCCCAATGCCATAGCGATAGAACCAATGAGTGGAGCACCAGACGCTTACCACAACGGTATGGGACTAATTATAATAAGGCCCAACGAGGAGAGGAGGTTTAGGTTTACAGTAAAGGTCCTGAGGGTTTAA